From Amphritea atlantica, a single genomic window includes:
- a CDS encoding imelysin family protein, which produces MNSVSKPLWPVLLGISLMLTTFGILHAAPSAQQWQSLNHSLVEEHILPRYQALQNSSARLAASSTVLCRQPDPRQLKQVQSDYHQTMDAWQAVQHIQFGPIETLMRNFSMQFWPDRKNLIGKQLNLLLQQQDPQTLSTGYLYKASIGVKGLPALERLLFDSTLSDFENNSYRCHLSQTIAAYIAENSQATLAEWNADYRHSIATAGSEASYYESHQEASVDMMKSLVEPVEAIRDQKILRPLNEGDQVRPRRLESWRSQRSLRNIQLNIASLKDLYSGTTHSVDSLLREQGRAPQAYNISSLFNTIEQQLKAVQTPLVTHLPQAETVKRLRQISDTLQQLDGELSAEMITLDIQLGFNSRDGD; this is translated from the coding sequence ATGAATTCTGTCTCTAAGCCCCTGTGGCCGGTACTGCTGGGCATCTCTCTGATGCTCACTACCTTCGGCATACTCCATGCAGCGCCCTCGGCGCAGCAATGGCAATCACTTAACCACAGCCTGGTAGAGGAGCATATACTGCCTCGCTACCAGGCACTACAGAACAGCAGTGCCCGGCTTGCAGCCAGTTCCACAGTCCTGTGTCGCCAGCCGGATCCCCGGCAGCTTAAGCAAGTGCAAAGCGATTACCATCAGACCATGGATGCCTGGCAGGCGGTGCAACATATCCAGTTTGGCCCGATTGAAACCCTGATGCGTAATTTCAGTATGCAGTTCTGGCCAGACCGGAAAAATCTGATCGGCAAACAGCTTAATCTGCTACTGCAGCAGCAGGATCCGCAAACCCTGTCGACCGGCTATCTGTACAAAGCCAGTATCGGCGTAAAAGGGCTGCCCGCCCTGGAACGTCTGCTGTTTGACAGCACGCTATCTGACTTTGAAAACAACAGCTACCGGTGTCATCTGAGTCAGACTATCGCCGCCTATATTGCCGAAAACAGCCAGGCAACGCTGGCTGAATGGAACGCTGACTATCGTCACTCAATCGCCACGGCTGGCAGCGAAGCGAGCTACTATGAAAGCCATCAGGAAGCCTCCGTCGATATGATGAAGTCACTGGTGGAACCGGTTGAGGCGATCCGGGACCAGAAAATCCTCCGACCATTAAACGAGGGTGACCAGGTACGGCCCCGTCGCCTGGAATCGTGGCGCAGCCAGCGCTCTTTGCGCAACATACAGCTCAATATTGCCAGCCTCAAAGACCTTTATTCCGGCACCACCCACAGCGTCGACAGCCTGTTGCGGGAACAGGGCAGAGCGCCTCAGGCATATAATATCAGCAGCCTGTTCAACACGATTGAACAGCAGCTCAAGGCCGTGCAGACACCGCTGGTGACCCACCTGCCGCAAGCCGAAACCGTCAAACGGTTACGCCAGATAAGCGACACACTACAGCAACTGGATGGTGAACTGAGTGCAGAGATGATAACACTGGACATTCAACTGGGGTTTAACAGCCGTGATGGAGATTAA
- a CDS encoding peptidase gives MRVKSIVSTAVLAATFSCSTTFAATPATSDIITTYADIALATYEDALTGAKDLQGSIDALLQTPDAQTLEQARSAWITARVPYQQSEAFRFGNPIVDDWEGRVNSWPLDEGLIDYVDSGHYGSESDENTQYRANIIANTTLRVGGTQIDASSITPELLSGTLHEIDGIEANVATGYHAIEFLLWGQDLNGTSPGAGNRPASDYSLENCTGGHCDRRRDYLQAATQLLITDLQEMVDNWKEQGAARQQLLEQDDTTAIGTILTGIGSLAYGELAGERTKLGLMLHDPEEEHDCFSDNTHWSHYYDARGIRNVYQGSYTRIDGSTISGPSLSAYVAVQAPTADQNMLNKLQATEDAAQAMVDSAAKGDTFDVLIAQGNTSGNQVVQDFVDALTDETRAIENIIALLHLDEIQLEGSDSLDNPAQVLE, from the coding sequence ATGCGCGTCAAATCAATTGTTTCTACAGCCGTGTTAGCTGCCACCTTCAGCTGTTCCACGACTTTTGCCGCGACACCGGCGACATCAGATATCATCACCACCTATGCCGATATCGCCCTGGCTACCTATGAGGACGCCCTGACCGGGGCCAAAGACCTGCAAGGTAGCATTGATGCGCTGCTGCAAACCCCCGACGCTCAGACACTTGAGCAGGCCCGTTCCGCCTGGATTACAGCACGGGTTCCCTACCAGCAATCCGAGGCATTCCGGTTTGGTAACCCCATCGTGGATGACTGGGAGGGCCGGGTAAATTCATGGCCGCTGGATGAGGGACTGATCGATTATGTTGACAGTGGCCACTACGGCTCAGAGTCAGACGAAAATACCCAGTACCGCGCCAATATCATTGCCAATACCACTTTGCGGGTCGGCGGAACCCAGATTGATGCGAGCAGTATCACCCCGGAACTGCTGTCCGGCACCCTGCATGAGATCGATGGTATAGAGGCCAACGTTGCCACCGGCTATCACGCCATAGAATTTCTTCTGTGGGGTCAGGATCTGAATGGCACCTCTCCCGGTGCAGGTAACCGTCCGGCATCCGACTACAGTCTGGAAAACTGTACCGGGGGCCACTGTGACCGGCGCCGGGACTACCTGCAGGCGGCGACTCAGTTGCTGATCACAGACCTGCAGGAGATGGTGGATAACTGGAAAGAGCAGGGCGCTGCACGCCAGCAACTGCTGGAACAGGATGATACCACCGCCATCGGCACTATCCTGACGGGAATAGGCAGCCTGGCCTACGGCGAGCTGGCGGGCGAGCGAACCAAACTGGGGCTGATGCTGCATGACCCGGAAGAGGAACATGACTGCTTCTCCGATAATACCCACTGGTCTCATTACTACGACGCCAGGGGAATCCGTAATGTGTATCAAGGGTCCTATACCCGTATCGACGGTTCCACCATTTCCGGACCCAGCCTGTCAGCCTATGTTGCCGTTCAGGCACCGACAGCCGATCAGAATATGCTGAATAAACTTCAAGCGACAGAAGACGCGGCCCAGGCGATGGTGGATAGTGCCGCCAAGGGTGACACCTTTGATGTACTGATCGCTCAAGGCAACACCTCTGGCAATCAGGTAGTGCAGGATTTTGTTGATGCGCTGACAGACGAGACCCGCGCCATTGAAAATATTATCGCGCTGCTGCATCTGGACGAAATACAGCTGGAAGGCTCCGACAGCCTGGATAACCCGGCTCAGGTTCTGGAGTAA
- a CDS encoding c-type cytochrome, whose translation MISRQFSLPGSIAVTALAIAVSATAAADHSQLQPGEELPGGSTTHHKRLNINAFSQSSANMSFENELNFKLGNGIFKKIWVPSPSSTTASDGLGPLYNARACQRCHIKDGRGHPPAANWPEDNAVSMFLRLSIPPQNEAQRQLLESGRAGAIPEPTYGGQLQDLAINGLSGEGRMVINYTETTVSLADGTQVSLRQPEYSIASLSYGPLHPQTMLSPRIAPPMVGLGLLEAIAAADIDALADPEDLNNDGISGRTNRVWNSLTGQQDLGRFGWKAGNPTLIQQAAGAFSGDMGISTPFAPAAAGDCTAQQADCLRQPDGNTTLQDNAEASEEMVKLVEFYSRNLAPPARPDFARLQVLKGKAVFHQSGCATCHQPSFTTAARTDMPEQSKQLIWPYTDLLLHDMGSGLADHRPEFLASGSEWRTPPLWGIGLTQTVNGHTYFLHDGRARNLLEAILWHGGEATASRDQVINLPAAERTALITFLESL comes from the coding sequence ATGATCAGCAGGCAATTTTCTCTCCCCGGCAGCATCGCTGTGACAGCGCTAGCCATCGCTGTATCAGCGACAGCGGCGGCAGACCATAGTCAGTTGCAGCCAGGAGAGGAGTTGCCAGGTGGCAGCACAACCCACCATAAGCGGCTGAATATCAATGCCTTCTCCCAGAGTTCGGCGAATATGAGCTTTGAGAATGAACTGAACTTTAAGCTGGGTAACGGCATCTTCAAGAAGATATGGGTACCGTCCCCATCATCGACTACCGCCAGCGATGGCCTCGGACCGCTCTATAACGCCCGCGCCTGTCAGCGCTGTCATATTAAAGACGGCCGGGGTCATCCTCCTGCAGCGAACTGGCCGGAGGACAACGCCGTATCGATGTTCCTGCGCCTGAGCATCCCGCCGCAGAATGAAGCGCAGCGACAACTGCTCGAGAGTGGCAGGGCCGGTGCCATTCCGGAACCGACCTACGGTGGCCAGCTGCAGGATCTGGCGATCAACGGACTGTCCGGTGAGGGCCGGATGGTGATCAACTATACCGAAACCACGGTTTCCCTGGCCGACGGCACTCAGGTCAGCCTGCGGCAGCCTGAATACAGCATAGCCAGCCTCAGTTACGGTCCGTTACACCCTCAGACAATGCTCTCTCCCCGGATTGCTCCGCCGATGGTCGGGCTGGGATTACTGGAAGCCATTGCTGCAGCCGATATTGACGCACTGGCTGATCCGGAGGATCTCAATAATGATGGGATTTCAGGCCGGACCAACCGGGTCTGGAACAGTCTGACCGGGCAACAGGATCTGGGCCGGTTTGGCTGGAAAGCCGGTAACCCGACGCTGATCCAACAGGCAGCGGGGGCTTTCAGTGGCGATATGGGAATCTCCACCCCCTTCGCTCCCGCAGCAGCGGGAGATTGTACGGCACAACAGGCCGACTGTCTGAGACAGCCCGATGGTAATACCACGCTGCAAGATAATGCCGAAGCTTCCGAAGAGATGGTTAAACTGGTGGAATTTTACAGCCGCAACCTGGCACCTCCGGCCCGGCCCGACTTTGCCAGGCTTCAGGTATTGAAGGGTAAAGCGGTATTTCACCAGAGTGGCTGCGCTACCTGCCATCAGCCCAGCTTCACTACCGCCGCACGCACCGACATGCCGGAACAATCAAAGCAACTGATCTGGCCCTATACCGACCTGCTGCTGCACGATATGGGCAGCGGACTGGCCGATCACCGGCCTGAGTTCCTCGCCAGCGGCAGCGAATGGCGAACTCCCCCCTTGTGGGGAATCGGGCTGACCCAAACCGTAAACGGACACACCTATTTCCTTCATGACGGCAGAGCCAGAAACCTGCTCGAAGCGATTCTGTGGCACGGAGGCGAGGCCACAGCCTCCCGGGATCAGGTTATCAACCTGCCTGCCGCAGAGCGTACCGCCTTAATAACTTTCCTGGAGTCACTATGA